The window GTGTCGGAAATGGTGTAAAGGTTACATCCATTAAAGAAGACGAAGAGACGCCATTTAAACTTGTGTATGATCCGACACATCCAGATGCCAATGTAGATGGTTATGTACAAATGTCGAATGTTGATTTATTAAAAGAAATGGTAGATTTAGTTTCAGCTACTCGTTCATACGAAGCAAATATTACAGTGTTTAATGCAAATAAAAATATGCTAACAAAAGCATTGGAAATCGGGAAAGGATGATAACTAATGGCGATTAATGCAGTATCTTTTATGTCTCCTACGCAATCTGTGAATGAAATAAACACGATTAATAAACAAGTAACCTCTGCAGATGCACAAGAAACGTTTGCTAATGCGCTAAAAGACGCGATATCTAACGTAAATGCT is drawn from Solibacillus sp. R5-41 and contains these coding sequences:
- the flgC gene encoding flagellar basal body rod protein FlgC, whose amino-acid sequence is MSIFHSMNTTASALTSQRLRMDVISSNIANVDTTRGKQVNGEWEPYRKKSITLKEQQGQFSNFLNVAMGKTVKSGVGNGVKVTSIKEDEETPFKLVYDPTHPDANVDGYVQMSNVDLLKEMVDLVSATRSYEANITVFNANKNMLTKALEIGKG